The genomic segment CCGCAGCCTCGTCTACCGGGGAAGACTCGGCGTCGCGTCTGCGCAGCTTGAGCGCGATGGCAATCGCGACCGCCACGACGACGATCACGCCCACGAGGACCGTAGGCTTCATGAAAAGACCTCCCGACCGAGATACGGGCGATCGAGCGGTGTGACGACCGCCCTCGCGCGAGATGCGCCGCACCGCCGGGTTCTGTTGATCGCGTGCCGCGCCGGGAGGGATTCGCGCTCCGCGGCGACAGCCCCTCGTGGGTCTGCTATCCTTGTAGAGGCGAGGAAGCCGATGCTATAATGTCGAACAGGTTTGATGGGCGAGAAGCACCTCGCTCGCGTGCAACAGGGCGACGAAAGGAACAGCCATGAATCCTCTGGCGGCCATCTTCAACTTCCTGAATCAGGGCGGCTTCACACTGTGGGCCCTGGTCTTCTGTTCCGTGCTCCTCGTGGGCGTCATCTTCGAGCGCTGGTTCAAGATCAAGAGCCTGCTCGTCGATCACGAGTGGATGCTCGCACAGATGGCGTATCTGCTCCAGGAGGGGAACCACCAGAAGGCCCTCGAGTTCTGCCAGCAGGTGCCCGGCTGCCTCCCCCGCGTGTTCGAGGTAGGGCTCAACCGCTACGAGCGCCGACAGGAAGACATCGAAGGCGCGATGGGCACCACCATCACCGAGCAGGGCCACCTGCTCGACGAGCGCCTCGGAATCATCGGCACCATGGCCGTGATCGCGCCGTTCATCGGCCTCTTCGGAACGGTCATGGGCATCATTCGCTCCTTCGAGGACATCGCGAAGAAGGGGGCCTCGAACCCCTCCGTCGTGAGCGCTGGCGTGGCTGAAGCCCTCATCGCCACCGCTGCCGGTCTCTTCGTGGCCATCCTCTCGGTGGTCGCCTTCAACTACTACAAGAACCGCACCAAGATCGCCATGCAGCAGATGCACATGGCGTCGAACCGCCTGGTGGAGATGATCCTGCTCTCGCGTGAGAAGCAGCCGTTCCCCGAAGACCTGCGCGCCCCGATGGGCGAGTGATGAGCCGAATCGAGACAACGTGCGAGGGAGGTGAGCCGGCATGGCGGTGAAAGCGGGCGACGGCGATCAGGACGTGATGGCCGAGATCAACATCACACCGTTCACCGACGTCCTTCTCGTGCTCCTCATCATCTTCATGATCGCCGCGGGCGCGGTGATGCAGAACAACTACGGCCTCAACCTGCCGAAGGCCGCGAAGGCCGGTGAGGCGCAGGAGAGCAACATCATCATCTCCATCACGAAGGAGAGCCAGATCTACGTGGGAAGCCGGAACCTCGAGATGAACGACCTGCTCCCCTACCTGAAGCGCCTCAAGGCCGACAAGAACACCGATCGCGTCATCATCATGGCCGACGGCAAGGTGAAGTACAAGCAGGTCATCTCGGTCATGGACTTGGCCAAGAACGCCGAGCTCACGTCCATCGCGCTGGCAACAGCGCCGAAGGACGGCCAGAACGTCCCCGCCCCCACAGCTCCCTGACACGCAGATTCGAGAGAGGAGGTGAAGCACGATGGCAGTCAAGGCCGGAGACGGTGATCCAGATGTGATGGCAGACATCAACATCACCCCGTTCACCGACGTCCTTCTCGTGCTTCTCATCATCTTCATGGTGGCCGCCACGGCGGTCGTGCAGAACGGCTTCAACATCAACCTGCCCAAGGAAGCCAGCACCACCAGCGCAGATGATCCGAGCGGAATCATCGTGTCTGTGTCTGTCCCTGACGCGGTCAAGGTCAACGGTCAGCCGGTCGCTGCAAATGAGCTCGAAGGCTACCTGCGACGGCTCAAGGAGAACAAGAACACCGACCGCGTCATCATCATGGCAGAAGACAACGTGGAGTACCTTCAGGTTGTGAGCGTCATGGACAGCGCCAAGGCCGTGGGGCTCACCGGCATCGCACTGGCTGCCCAGCCGAAGTAGCCCCGAACACCGTCAGCGCGCGCGCACCAGCCGGGCGAAGTCGTCGAGGCCGAGGTCTTCGGCGCGCGCTGTCGGAGCGATCTCCGCGCGCCGCAACCAGCTCTCCACCTCGCCCTCCCCTGGCATCAACGCGCGCAGGGTGCTGCGAAGCATCTTCCGACGCGCGGAGAAGGCCGTCGCGATGAGCGGTCTCAGCATCTCGAACGGCACGTCGACCGGCGGCGCCGCGAGAGGGCGCAGCACCAGCAGCGCGGAGGCCACCTTCGGCGGAGGGCGAAAGGCCGATGCCGGAACATCGAGCGCCACCTCGGTGCGCGCGTGGTAGTGAACGTAGTGCGAGAGCGGCCCCACGTCACGCCCGCGCGTGGCATCGATGCGAACGGCCACCTCGCGTTGCATGAGCAGGGCCATCACGCTGAAGTGAGCTCTCGCCTCGACGAGCTTCTGCACGAGAGGCGACGTGATGTAGTAGGGAATGTTGGCGACACAGCGCCAGCCAGGCCCCTCGAGCAGCCCATCGAGGTCGAGCGCCAGCGCGTCTCCCCACTGAACCTCGACCCACGGGCAGGTTCGCCGCACCGCGTCGAGACGACCGTGCCAGTCACGATCGAGCTCGACGGCAAGAACCCTGCCCTCAGCGCCCACCCGCTGCGCCAGCACCGCAGTGAGGGTGCCGGGGCCGGGTCCGATCTCGAAGACCGCGTCTCCCTCACGTACCCCAGCCGCCTCCGCGATTTCGCTGAGCGTGGCGGGATCTTCCAGGAGATGCTGTCCGAGATGCTTCTTGAGTCGCACGCGCGGGCTTCCTCCGTTCAAACGGGTCTCACGGCACTCTGACAGGACGCTGGCCCCGACTGATTCTTGCAGGCTTGCGCCCGTTGGCATATAATACCACGGCACCGGAGGTCCGACCGTCGACATGCCCGAGATCGCGGCACCCAACGCCCCAGCATCAACGCCCTCGCCCCGAACGCGCTACACGTGGAAGCGAGCTCTCGCCTTTGCGTTCTTCGTGTTCGTCATGTCTGCCTGCATCCTCGTGGGCGGCAAGTTCTACATCGTCTATGTGACGCCTGCCAGCATCATCGCGCAGGAAGGGAGCGTCTGGGAGGGGGGCATGAAGACGATGCAGGCCCCCGGCGAAGTGGCATTCGGCCTGCGTGACCGCCTCAACATCCTCTGTCTCGGGGTCGACTACAACTACGACAACAAGGACCAGCATCACACGAAGTTCGCCCGCTCCGACACCATCTTCATCCTGAGCATCGACAAGCGCGGGCAGGTGCTCAACATCGTGTCGATCCCCCGCGACCTGCGTGTCGAGATCCCTGGCGTGGGAACCGACAAGATCAACGCCGCGTTCGCCAACAAGGAGACAGGTGATGTCCCGCTGGCCCGAAAGACGGTGGAGGCCCTCGTGGGGGTTCCCATGGATCACACCGTGGTCATCAAGGAGTACGCCGCCCAGGCTGTCGTGAACGCCGTAGGTGGGGTCACGGTGAACGTCGAGAAGAACATGGACTACGACGACAACTGGGGCCACCTGCACATCCATCTGAAGAAGGGCGTGCAGAAGCTCAACGGCGAGCAGTCGGTGGGCTACGTGCGATTCCGACACGACGAAGAAGGAGACCGCGGTCGCATCCGCCGCCAGCAGCAGTTCATCGATGCGCTGCTGCGCGAGCTCAAGAAGCCGAGCTACACCACCTACAATGAGGTCGCCAAGGTGTTCAAGGAGAACATCCAGACCGATCTCACCATTCCCGAGATGATCGACATCGCCAACGTCTACCGCAAGTTCGATCGCAAGAAGATCAAGACCGCCAAGCTCGACGGCGACGATGTCGACATCGGAGGCGTGTCGTTCATCCAGCCCAACGATCGGGAGATCCGCCGGACCTGCGTGCGCATGCTCAGCGATCGTCAGGGCTTCTTCCCAGATGAGGTGAAGGTACAGGTCCTCAATGGCAGTGACGTGAAGGGTGCGGCGCGCGCGTTCGCCGATGTGCTGCTGGCGCGCGGATACGACGTCATCGACGTCGACTCGACGCGCAAGCCCGCGGAGGAGACCTACATCGAGGACCACCGCAACCTCCCCCAGGCAGACCAGGCCCTGCAGACCCTGATGGGCCAGACGCTCATCGTCGATGGCCGATCGAAGGTTAACCAGAAAGCCGACATCACCATCGTCCTGGGGAAAGACTGGGCGCACCGATACAAGGCCTACGAGGCCCAGGGCGCCGCCCTGCAGGCATCTCCATCGGCTGACGCCAGCGGCAGGCCGGCCGTGATCCCCACGACCGACGTTCCCGCGCCCCAGGTGCCGCGCATGCCCTCCACCAACCTCGAGAGCCCGCGCACACCCGATCAGCCCACGAGCGAGGTCGAGTCTGGTCAGTCTCCCCCCGCTCCTTCGGAGCTGACACGACCCGATGGCAGCCCCGCGGCCACGATGCCCGCCCCACTGCCGTACGCCACCGACGAGGGCCGCGCGCCGCGCTGACCCCTCCGAAGCCGTCTCGATCAGAGGGCGCGGAGACGGTCGAGGCGCTCCTCGAGGTCGCGCATCGAGACGTGGTGGGTGAGGTCTCCACGCGTCTTCTCGATGCATCCCCGGGCCACGTCGGTGGAGCGGCGCAACCCGCGGGTGAGGGCATCCGGGTAGTCCATGGAGGTGAGCATCGAGTAGATCTCGTCCATGCGCGCAAGCAGCGTCTCGCTCGGACCAACCTCGCGCTGGCGCAGCCTATCGAGGATGTAGCGCCGCAGCTCCCCCACCGATTCAGCGAGGCCGTTGAGCCAGGCCGCGTCCTCCACGCGCAAGGCCTCCGGTGAGGGCAGCGGGGCGTCGGTGACCAGGGCCAGCGTGAGCGAGGCTTCGGCGAACTCCTTCTGCGCGTCGTGGACGTAGCCCGCATGGTAGACCTGGGGGTGCTCGGCCACCTCCTGGTGGACCTGATCGAGGGTCGCGCCGGCCTTGCCGACGAGCCCTCGCGCCTCGTCGAAGTCTCCCCGGTGGAGCGCGCGGATGGCCAGGCCAGACGCGCGAATGGCCTCACGGTGCAAGGCCAGCACCCGCTCGCGGACACGCTCGCTGCGCTCGAAGCGCTCGCGGATGCGACCAGCGATCTCCTCGAGTTCCACCTCCACACCTCCAGCAGCGCCCAAACGAGGCGCGTCGTCGGCCTCGCTCCCCCTCCAGACCCGTGGACACAGGGGCACCTGGCCGCTCAACGGGAGTACGTCGTCGCCGTCTCGTCTCCCTATCCCCGCGATTCGTCAGTCAGCAGCACTGGAGGCCCCGCAACGAGAGGCACAGAATCCCCCCCCATGGCATCGCTCCCCCCCGCGCCGCTCACCCGCGGCCTGCATCTCAGGGGAGAAGCGTGGTGGTCACCACCACCACCAAGATCAGGGTCCCGCCGCAACCGCTCTCGCCGCGCTGCGCAGATGACGTGCGCATGGCCCTCGAGCGGGCCACCGAACCGCTCTTCGTTGGAGAGATCGCCCCAGACGGCCGCAAGATGAGCGGCCCGCCCCCCGCACTGCTCGACGCGATGATCGCGGCGCGGGTCGCCGATCTCACCGTGGTCGAGGTCGACGGCTCTCGCGGCGCCTCCGTGAAGGGATATCGCGATGACGAGCCCGTTCTGCCGCG from the Pseudomonadota bacterium genome contains:
- a CDS encoding MotA/TolQ/ExbB proton channel family protein, with translation MNPLAAIFNFLNQGGFTLWALVFCSVLLVGVIFERWFKIKSLLVDHEWMLAQMAYLLQEGNHQKALEFCQQVPGCLPRVFEVGLNRYERRQEDIEGAMGTTITEQGHLLDERLGIIGTMAVIAPFIGLFGTVMGIIRSFEDIAKKGASNPSVVSAGVAEALIATAAGLFVAILSVVAFNYYKNRTKIAMQQMHMASNRLVEMILLSREKQPFPEDLRAPMGE
- a CDS encoding biopolymer transporter ExbD, with product MAVKAGDGDQDVMAEINITPFTDVLLVLLIIFMIAAGAVMQNNYGLNLPKAAKAGEAQESNIIISITKESQIYVGSRNLEMNDLLPYLKRLKADKNTDRVIIMADGKVKYKQVISVMDLAKNAELTSIALATAPKDGQNVPAPTAP
- a CDS encoding biopolymer transporter ExbD; amino-acid sequence: MAVKAGDGDPDVMADINITPFTDVLLVLLIIFMVAATAVVQNGFNINLPKEASTTSADDPSGIIVSVSVPDAVKVNGQPVAANELEGYLRRLKENKNTDRVIIMAEDNVEYLQVVSVMDSAKAVGLTGIALAAQPK
- the rsmA gene encoding ribosomal RNA small subunit methyltransferase A; translation: MSTVGPPVPWYYMPTGASLQESVGASVLSECRETRLNGGSPRVRLKKHLGQHLLEDPATLSEIAEAAGVREGDAVFEIGPGPGTLTAVLAQRVGAEGRVLAVELDRDWHGRLDAVRRTCPWVEVQWGDALALDLDGLLEGPGWRCVANIPYYITSPLVQKLVEARAHFSVMALLMQREVAVRIDATRGRDVGPLSHYVHYHARTEVALDVPASAFRPPPKVASALLVLRPLAAPPVDVPFEMLRPLIATAFSARRKMLRSTLRALMPGEGEVESWLRRAEIAPTARAEDLGLDDFARLVRAR
- a CDS encoding haloacid dehalogenase yields the protein MELEEIAGRIRERFERSERVRERVLALHREAIRASGLAIRALHRGDFDEARGLVGKAGATLDQVHQEVAEHPQVYHAGYVHDAQKEFAEASLTLALVTDAPLPSPEALRVEDAAWLNGLAESVGELRRYILDRLRQREVGPSETLLARMDEIYSMLTSMDYPDALTRGLRRSTDVARGCIEKTRGDLTHHVSMRDLEERLDRLRAL